One genomic segment of Fervidobacterium pennivorans includes these proteins:
- a CDS encoding ABC transporter ATP-binding protein translates to MSEERKMEQQTRPIANDRKSIRPGGPGGFGGPAFARGGEKPKDFKNTTRKLLKYLKPHIIGIVIVFALTIVATILTIKAPKILGQATTEIFRVVMLRKTPLAGFLKTKMDYEKIFGILLNVGILYTVAALLNFLQGYLMAGITQNIVKKMREDINNKLERLPLKFYDGHSHGDVISRVTNDVDLISNTLQQSLTQFISGIVTIIGITYMMITINLNLTLLTLITLPMSAFVTVFIAKKSQKYFAAQQRYLGELTGKAEEVYGGFLAVKTYGREKDEVQRFRKINEKLYKESKKAQFITGIIMPVMNFIGNLGYIIVAVGGGVLVTKKAITVGDVQAFIQYSRQFNQPIVQIANIVNMIQSTLAAAERVFQILEEEEEEPDKPEAIELERVKGDIKFENVKFSYVPEKPLIENLNIDVKSGQMVAIVGPTGAGKTTLVNLLMRFYEIQGGSIKVDGIDIRDIKKYNLRKHFGMVLQDTWLFRGTIRENIAYGKDGATEEEIINAAKMAHVHHFIMALPDGYDTVIGEDSSNISQGEKQLITIARAFLADPDILILDEATSNVDTLTEVYIQRAMRDIMKGRTSFVVAHRLSTIKNADIILVMNEGRIIEIGKHEELLHKNGFYAELYRSQFLGAMVETV, encoded by the coding sequence ATGAGCGAAGAAAGAAAAATGGAACAACAAACAAGACCTATTGCAAACGATAGAAAATCAATAAGACCCGGAGGACCTGGAGGATTCGGAGGACCTGCATTTGCGCGTGGTGGTGAAAAACCAAAAGATTTCAAAAATACTACTCGGAAACTGCTGAAATACCTTAAACCTCACATAATTGGAATCGTTATTGTTTTTGCACTGACGATTGTTGCTACAATACTGACGATAAAGGCCCCAAAAATCCTTGGACAGGCTACAACGGAGATTTTTAGAGTAGTTATGCTTAGAAAAACGCCGTTAGCTGGGTTCTTAAAAACAAAGATGGACTATGAAAAAATCTTTGGAATCCTACTAAATGTTGGAATTCTATATACAGTTGCTGCACTTTTGAACTTCCTGCAAGGTTATCTAATGGCAGGAATCACACAGAATATTGTGAAAAAAATGAGAGAAGATATTAACAACAAACTCGAGAGACTTCCCCTGAAATTCTACGATGGACATTCACATGGAGATGTGATAAGCCGTGTGACAAACGATGTGGATTTAATTAGCAACACTTTGCAACAAAGTTTAACACAATTCATCTCAGGTATCGTTACTATCATCGGCATAACTTACATGATGATAACAATTAACCTTAACTTAACACTGCTCACGCTCATAACACTGCCAATGAGTGCTTTCGTAACGGTATTCATTGCCAAGAAATCACAAAAGTATTTTGCCGCACAACAAAGATACCTTGGCGAGTTAACTGGTAAAGCGGAAGAGGTGTACGGTGGCTTTTTAGCCGTTAAGACCTACGGGAGAGAGAAAGATGAAGTTCAAAGATTTAGGAAAATAAATGAAAAACTATACAAAGAGAGCAAAAAAGCCCAATTTATTACAGGTATAATAATGCCTGTGATGAACTTTATAGGGAACTTGGGTTATATCATAGTAGCTGTTGGTGGTGGCGTTCTTGTTACAAAGAAAGCTATAACAGTAGGTGATGTTCAGGCATTCATCCAATACTCAAGGCAATTTAATCAACCGATTGTTCAAATTGCCAATATTGTAAATATGATTCAATCCACACTGGCAGCTGCCGAACGAGTCTTTCAAATACTTGAAGAGGAAGAAGAGGAACCCGATAAGCCAGAAGCTATTGAGCTAGAAAGAGTGAAAGGTGATATCAAATTCGAAAATGTTAAGTTCAGTTACGTTCCAGAAAAGCCACTTATTGAGAACTTAAATATAGATGTTAAAAGCGGGCAGATGGTTGCAATCGTCGGTCCAACAGGTGCAGGTAAAACAACACTTGTCAATCTTCTCATGAGGTTCTACGAAATCCAAGGAGGTAGCATAAAAGTCGATGGAATAGACATCAGAGACATCAAGAAATACAATTTGAGAAAACACTTTGGCATGGTCTTGCAAGATACCTGGCTATTCAGAGGAACGATAAGGGAAAATATAGCATATGGTAAAGATGGCGCTACAGAAGAAGAGATAATTAACGCTGCTAAAATGGCACACGTGCATCATTTCATAATGGCTCTACCTGATGGTTATGACACTGTAATAGGAGAAGATAGCTCTAACATCTCTCAGGGTGAAAAACAACTTATCACTATTGCAAGAGCATTCTTAGCTGACCCTGACATATTGATTCTCGACGAAGCAACGAGTAACGTTGATACACTCACAGAGGTTTATATTCAAAGGGCTATGAGAGACATTATGAAAGGTAGAACATCTTTCGTAGTAGCACATAGGCTCTCAACTATCAAGAATGCGGACATTATATTAGTTATGAACGAAGGTAGGATTATCGAAATAGGAAAACACGAAGAACTCTTACACAAAAATGGGTTCTACGCAGAGCTTTATAGAAGTCAGTTCCTTGGTGCTATGGTTGAAACAGTGTAG
- a CDS encoding ABC transporter ATP-binding protein — protein sequence MVIKMAFKKYWLLIITTVTLVAVQAIISLYLPDLMSKIVDKGITRGDVDYIWSIGSKMLLVSLISVIAAVIASYTSSIVSMGLGRDLRNSVFEKVSSFSLEEMNKFSTSSLITRTTNDVVQIQQATVMILRMVVMAPIMAVGGIVMAVNKDAKLTGILAISLPVMLGGLGLIAAIVAPLFKSMQKKIDKLNLVVRERVTGIRVIRAFNKEWYEKKRFSDANIDLTKTALWVNRMASILFPYMMVVMNFTTLAIIWFGAKQIDAGNLQVGQMMAVMQYVLQIMFSFIMISVIFIFLPRASVSAKRITEVLSVEPKVTDPKALGKQITWFESSEPTDIKGIVEFENVTFAYPGAKEPVLSEISFKAEPGKITAIIGSTGSGKTTLLNLIPRFYDVTLGSVKIDGIDVREIPFDVLRRIIGYATQKPVIFTGSIRENIKFGRAWVTDEMVERAADIAQVLEFASKYPEGLDYHIEQAGLNLSGGQKQRISLARAIAGMPRIYLFDDTFSALDFKTDAKIRLRLFKETKDATVIVVAQRVATIMNADQIIVLKDGKIVGIGSHSELMKTNEIYREIVYSQLSKEEAI from the coding sequence ATGGTAATAAAGATGGCTTTCAAAAAGTACTGGCTTCTAATAATAACTACCGTTACACTGGTAGCTGTTCAGGCTATTATTTCACTATACTTGCCAGATTTGATGTCAAAGATTGTCGACAAAGGTATCACACGAGGAGACGTAGATTATATTTGGAGTATTGGTAGTAAAATGTTGCTTGTTTCATTGATTAGTGTAATAGCAGCTGTTATTGCAAGTTACACATCTTCGATTGTGAGTATGGGACTTGGAAGAGATTTGAGAAATTCTGTTTTTGAAAAAGTTTCTTCCTTTTCCCTCGAGGAAATGAACAAATTCAGCACTTCTTCTTTAATAACAAGAACAACGAACGATGTAGTCCAGATACAACAAGCAACGGTGATGATACTTAGAATGGTAGTAATGGCACCTATTATGGCTGTTGGTGGAATAGTAATGGCGGTGAATAAAGATGCCAAACTAACAGGTATACTCGCTATATCTCTGCCTGTAATGCTCGGTGGTTTGGGTTTAATTGCCGCCATCGTAGCACCACTTTTCAAAAGCATGCAAAAGAAAATAGATAAGTTGAACCTTGTTGTCCGAGAGAGGGTCACCGGCATACGTGTTATAAGGGCTTTTAATAAAGAGTGGTATGAAAAAAAGAGATTCTCAGATGCCAATATCGATTTAACGAAAACTGCTCTGTGGGTCAACAGAATGGCTTCCATATTATTTCCTTATATGATGGTAGTGATGAACTTTACAACACTTGCCATAATATGGTTTGGTGCTAAGCAAATTGATGCTGGAAATTTGCAAGTCGGTCAGATGATGGCAGTTATGCAATACGTTCTCCAGATAATGTTTTCGTTTATCATGATATCCGTTATCTTTATTTTCCTACCAAGGGCAAGTGTATCTGCAAAGAGAATAACCGAAGTCTTAAGTGTCGAACCGAAGGTGACGGACCCAAAGGCTTTAGGGAAACAAATCACATGGTTTGAAAGTTCGGAGCCTACAGATATCAAAGGCATTGTCGAATTCGAAAATGTAACGTTCGCTTATCCTGGGGCAAAGGAACCTGTCTTAAGCGAGATTTCGTTTAAAGCAGAGCCTGGGAAGATAACGGCAATAATAGGTTCCACAGGTTCTGGTAAGACAACGCTTCTTAATCTAATTCCCCGGTTCTACGATGTTACACTTGGGAGTGTCAAGATAGACGGAATAGATGTCCGGGAAATTCCGTTCGATGTTCTCAGAAGGATTATAGGTTACGCCACGCAAAAACCTGTAATTTTCACTGGTTCCATTAGAGAAAACATCAAATTTGGGCGAGCTTGGGTAACAGACGAAATGGTAGAAAGGGCAGCCGATATCGCACAGGTTCTTGAATTTGCATCGAAATACCCAGAGGGACTTGATTACCATATAGAACAAGCTGGTTTGAATTTGTCTGGTGGTCAAAAGCAAAGGATTTCCTTAGCAAGAGCGATAGCAGGAATGCCCAGAATATACCTCTTTGACGATACGTTCAGTGCACTCGATTTCAAAACAGATGCAAAAATAAGGTTGAGATTATTCAAAGAAACGAAAGATGCTACTGTAATTGTCGTAGCTCAAAGAGTTGCAACAATAATGAACGCAGATCAAATAATTGTTTTAAAAGACGGAAAGATTGTAGGTATAGGTAGTCATTCAGAACTTATGAAAACAAACGAAATCTATCGTGAGATAGTTTACTCACAACTTTCGAAAGAAGAAGCCATTTGA
- a CDS encoding replication-associated recombination protein A: protein MNGLSEILRPKTFEEFIGQEHLLGKGALLRISIEQNQLFSAILAGPPGTGKSSVLQLIKSYTDYEIYHLNAAFTSVEEIKKLEQYAYNLRGIKKVLIFIDEIHRFNRKQQDVFLPGVETGVYVLYGTTTESPEHSINPALLSRCRVLRFKKLSNEDLLKILEKAINYLGIRTSESTQAYLINSANGDARFLLNTYELLSNIAKNQGKDIIDDEILKTYFGEEYTKYSDTEHYNLASAFIKSIRGSDPDAALYYMMRMIEGGEDPRFIARRLVILASEDVGLADPFALVLAVATSHAVESVGLPECIINLSECVIYLSLAPKSNSSYEAVSKAQELARKTMNIPVPRHLLNVENSGYKYPHLYGGFVKQTYLPKQVKDKIYVPKNIAKEAKLAEVYIKLWKERFSSQE from the coding sequence TTGAATGGTTTAAGCGAAATACTCAGGCCTAAGACTTTTGAAGAATTCATTGGACAAGAGCACCTGCTTGGGAAGGGTGCTCTTTTACGTATATCTATAGAACAGAATCAACTTTTTTCCGCTATTCTTGCAGGTCCACCGGGGACCGGCAAAAGTTCTGTTTTACAGTTGATAAAAAGTTACACCGACTATGAAATTTACCATTTGAACGCTGCTTTCACATCTGTAGAGGAAATAAAGAAACTTGAACAGTACGCGTACAATCTTCGGGGTATAAAAAAAGTACTAATCTTCATAGACGAAATACATAGGTTTAACCGCAAACAACAAGACGTCTTTTTACCTGGTGTGGAAACTGGAGTTTATGTGTTGTACGGCACAACAACGGAAAGTCCGGAACATTCAATCAATCCTGCACTTCTCTCACGCTGCAGAGTGTTACGGTTTAAGAAACTAAGTAACGAAGACCTTTTAAAAATTCTCGAAAAAGCCATCAATTATCTGGGGATAAGGACAAGCGAGTCAACACAAGCATACCTCATAAATTCGGCAAATGGAGATGCACGGTTCTTGCTCAACACATACGAGCTCTTATCAAATATTGCGAAAAACCAGGGAAAGGATATTATAGATGATGAGATTTTGAAAACCTACTTTGGTGAAGAATACACAAAGTACAGTGACACGGAACACTACAATCTTGCATCTGCTTTTATCAAAAGCATCAGAGGTAGTGACCCCGACGCTGCTCTTTACTACATGATGCGCATGATTGAAGGCGGAGAAGACCCGCGTTTCATCGCGCGAAGACTCGTTATCTTAGCAAGTGAAGATGTGGGGCTGGCTGATCCATTTGCACTTGTGCTCGCAGTTGCAACAAGTCATGCCGTTGAAAGTGTCGGCTTACCCGAATGTATAATAAACCTTTCAGAATGTGTTATTTACCTTTCGCTTGCTCCAAAGAGTAATTCCAGTTACGAAGCGGTATCAAAAGCTCAGGAACTGGCAAGAAAGACAATGAACATACCTGTTCCAAGGCATTTATTGAATGTTGAAAATAGTGGATACAAATATCCACACTTGTACGGTGGTTTCGTAAAACAAACTTATCTTCCTAAACAAGTAAAGGATAAGATTTACGTTCCAAAAAATATAGCTAAAGAAGCAAAGTTAGCAGAAGTTTACATAAAGCTCTGGAAAGAACGTTTTTCTTCGCAGGAATAG
- a CDS encoding metal-dependent transcriptional regulator, with the protein MGNEFKEQKVEKHEKLTPTVMSYISTIYNLIEKEGVARISDIARAKGVSYASATNAVKKLVSLGLVDHRRYGFAKLTPRGLRIAQMLKSGESRIKYFFMYVVGIPEKKAEQIASLMVYDLDAETRRKLRKFYSILIDFTKDKAEELERFIQEQRKNTELPEEAYRLKGKIKEDEDYE; encoded by the coding sequence GTGGGAAATGAATTCAAGGAACAAAAAGTTGAAAAACATGAGAAGTTAACACCAACCGTCATGAGTTATATATCAACGATATATAACCTTATAGAAAAAGAAGGAGTTGCACGTATAAGCGATATTGCAAGAGCAAAAGGTGTATCTTACGCTAGTGCAACGAACGCTGTTAAGAAACTTGTATCCTTGGGATTAGTTGACCACAGAAGGTATGGATTTGCAAAGCTAACCCCCCGTGGTCTCAGAATTGCACAAATGCTTAAATCTGGTGAGTCGAGAATTAAATACTTCTTTATGTACGTAGTCGGGATTCCAGAAAAAAAGGCAGAACAAATAGCGAGCTTGATGGTATACGACCTCGATGCCGAAACTCGAAGAAAGCTTAGAAAGTTTTATTCTATACTTATTGATTTTACAAAAGACAAGGCAGAGGAACTTGAGCGATTCATTCAAGAACAAAGGAAAAATACTGAACTCCCAGAAGAAGCATACAGACTAAAAGGAAAAATAAAGGAGGACGAAGACTATGAGTAA
- a CDS encoding macro domain-containing protein produces MGTFETKGFVNIGSVEIEFIVGDITKLDVDAIVNAANSYLQHGGGVAGAISQAGGPEIQKESDEYVRKNGLVPPGGVAVTGAGNLKAKYVIHTVGPIGNKKGNDEIMKKAFENVFSKADELAINSIAIPFVGTGIFGYPLENFIKVCVDETLRFFSNYKGSIKLVVFCDIDSSKVQKLFETFENNSKHFKQP; encoded by the coding sequence ATGGGGACCTTTGAAACGAAAGGTTTTGTCAATATTGGAAGTGTTGAAATAGAGTTCATTGTTGGAGATATAACAAAATTAGATGTAGATGCTATTGTAAATGCTGCGAATTCTTACTTGCAACACGGTGGAGGTGTTGCAGGTGCTATATCACAGGCTGGAGGTCCTGAAATCCAAAAAGAGAGTGATGAGTATGTAAGAAAAAACGGGCTTGTTCCTCCCGGAGGCGTGGCTGTAACAGGAGCTGGGAATTTGAAAGCAAAGTATGTTATACACACTGTTGGACCGATAGGAAACAAGAAAGGTAACGACGAAATTATGAAAAAGGCTTTCGAGAATGTATTCTCGAAAGCCGATGAATTAGCGATAAATTCTATTGCAATTCCTTTCGTTGGGACTGGAATCTTTGGTTATCCTCTCGAGAATTTCATTAAGGTTTGTGTAGATGAAACATTAAGGTTCTTTTCAAACTACAAAGGCTCGATAAAATTAGTTGTTTTTTGCGACATAGATAGTTCAAAGGTTCAGAAGCTGTTTGAAACTTTTGAAAATAACTCTAAGCATTTTAAGCAACCCTAG
- a CDS encoding DUF4894 domain-containing protein has product MMKKQLTIIIFYIILLSFSTYHAKASNTKEIRSDSKSTYWFSIFYSERLWKVDRNGRIYDIYPNDDMAVLMAGPFVTGLDVDITEGRVTSPFLKYLPPTIPLGVFEINLKEKYIITKNSAVVYITDISDIQSCVNTLALMWYYMDSKKIYLFKNGRIYRIKG; this is encoded by the coding sequence ATGATGAAGAAACAACTAACAATTATCATTTTCTACATTATTTTGTTATCATTTTCTACATATCATGCAAAGGCATCTAACACCAAGGAAATTAGAAGTGATTCCAAATCAACTTATTGGTTCTCAATTTTTTACAGTGAAAGACTCTGGAAGGTTGATAGAAATGGTCGTATATATGACATCTACCCAAATGATGATATGGCAGTTTTAATGGCAGGTCCTTTCGTAACAGGCTTAGATGTTGATATCACTGAAGGTAGAGTCACTAGTCCATTTTTAAAGTACTTACCCCCGACAATACCATTGGGCGTTTTCGAAATTAACCTTAAAGAGAAATACATTATCACAAAAAATTCAGCAGTGGTCTATATAACAGATATTAGTGATATACAGTCTTGTGTTAATACGCTTGCCTTGATGTGGTATTATATGGATTCCAAGAAAATATATCTCTTCAAAAATGGTAGAATTTATAGAATAAAGGGGTGA
- a CDS encoding uracil-DNA glycosylase: MKKEELMAIIEQRIRECQACPLWLQRTNVVPGEGNLHSPIMFIGEGPGEEEDKQGRPFVGKAGQLLTKILESVNIKREDVYITNVVKCRPPNNRVPTPLEIQSCSPFLIAQIEVINPRMIVPLGSTAASFFLGKDEPITKIRGKEFVWKGGIIIFPMFHPSYLLRNPSKEKGSPKDLTWQDIKKVRKYYDEFLKGNM, translated from the coding sequence ATGAAAAAAGAAGAACTCATGGCAATAATTGAGCAAAGAATACGTGAGTGCCAAGCCTGTCCACTATGGCTACAAAGAACGAACGTTGTTCCAGGTGAAGGTAACCTGCATTCTCCAATAATGTTTATTGGAGAGGGACCTGGCGAGGAAGAAGACAAACAGGGGAGACCATTTGTTGGAAAGGCAGGGCAACTTTTAACAAAAATTTTGGAATCTGTGAATATAAAAAGAGAAGACGTCTATATAACGAACGTGGTGAAATGTAGACCACCAAACAACAGAGTTCCTACACCCTTAGAAATTCAATCTTGTTCTCCTTTCTTAATTGCTCAAATAGAGGTCATAAACCCCAGAATGATAGTTCCACTTGGTAGTACTGCTGCTTCGTTCTTCCTTGGCAAAGATGAACCTATTACAAAGATAAGAGGTAAGGAGTTCGTATGGAAAGGTGGAATAATTATATTCCCAATGTTTCACCCAAGTTATTTGTTGAGAAATCCATCGAAAGAAAAGGGTAGCCCAAAAGATTTAACCTGGCAAGACATAAAAAAGGTTCGAAAATATTACGATGAGTTTTTGAAAGGAAATATGTAA
- a CDS encoding SDR family oxidoreductase, which produces MSKILVTGGAGFIGSHLTDKLVELGHEVVVIDNLSTGKRENVNPKAKFYEMDIYDGEAINKLFAEEKFEYVFHLAAQASVAVSVKDPVKDANVNIIGSLNLIKASIENSVKKFIFSSTGGAIYGEEVKVFPTPESVFPQPMSPYGIAKFSVENYLRFFSKEFGLKYTVLRYGNVYGPRQDPYGEAGVVAIFTSRMLKGEDCIIFGDGEYVRDYVYVEDVVDANIRAMERGDSLVINIGTATGTTTNELFKILKKLTGYKRDPIYGPHRKGDIRKSVLCYNRAWIELKWEPRYTLEEGLRKTVEWFKRNTQA; this is translated from the coding sequence ATGAGTAAGATCTTGGTTACAGGCGGAGCTGGGTTTATCGGTTCTCATCTGACAGATAAACTCGTTGAACTCGGGCATGAAGTAGTTGTAATCGACAACTTATCTACTGGAAAGCGAGAAAATGTAAACCCAAAGGCTAAATTCTATGAAATGGATATATACGATGGAGAAGCAATTAACAAATTGTTCGCTGAAGAAAAATTCGAATATGTTTTTCATCTGGCTGCACAGGCAAGTGTTGCTGTTTCGGTTAAAGACCCTGTCAAAGATGCAAACGTGAATATAATAGGTAGTCTGAATCTGATAAAAGCATCTATTGAAAACAGCGTTAAAAAGTTTATTTTCTCTTCAACCGGCGGTGCTATTTACGGAGAAGAAGTGAAAGTATTTCCAACACCCGAGAGTGTGTTTCCGCAACCTATGTCACCGTATGGTATAGCAAAGTTCAGCGTCGAGAACTATCTCAGGTTCTTCAGCAAAGAGTTTGGATTGAAATACACGGTGCTAAGATACGGTAATGTCTACGGTCCAAGACAAGACCCGTACGGTGAAGCTGGTGTTGTTGCAATTTTCACCTCCAGAATGCTAAAAGGAGAGGATTGTATTATCTTTGGTGACGGCGAATACGTGAGAGACTACGTGTATGTTGAAGACGTCGTTGATGCTAATATACGAGCTATGGAAAGAGGAGACAGTTTGGTAATAAATATCGGGACAGCTACAGGAACAACAACCAATGAACTCTTCAAGATACTCAAGAAACTGACCGGGTACAAGAGGGACCCGATATACGGTCCTCACAGAAAAGGAGACATCCGAAAAAGCGTTCTCTGCTATAACAGAGCGTGGATTGAATTGAAATGGGAACCGAGATATACGTTGGAAGAGGGGTTGAGGAAAACTGTTGAATGGTTTAAGCGAAATACTCAGGCCTAA
- a CDS encoding SUMF1/EgtB/PvdO family nonheme iron enzyme — protein MRTRISVLSIFLVAMLLLLSEVFAIIVVYRDGSTLEGTIEDSNSNYVVLNTTLGKIQIPVSNIRSIVFKNGTIPQSGQEFSLSGKRYRGYVTELSKDYAVVTTWFGKIKINLKSDSVDFLGFEKAELPGITSESFFQVELVLNDYYICSLINGEMIVGLELNTSGDYITIVDSYKNTFFILKGALEYIYIPYKYAKSYDLVVLNTGRKLYGVVKKFSDTQYEISGQWGKVVVNQNDIVFSTYKETKEQPSQIVQYVQPTQQTKVESIATIIEKAIYDKDGVATIVADVPVKVEGKEVRKINIYPKEIVDPRTGVTFVLVPGGVFKMGADASWRNVEEDELPQREVYVSSFYISKYPVTVKQYLDFLKASQTGSSIIVGKQINPVEIDFLGQKVRVSYSAPGDLLNVPITGINYASAKAYCDWAGYQLPTEAQWEKAARGTDGRRYPWGNESQTKYNDGRRDYTVDEFENVDISPYGVVNTYGYPIELCRDYYAKDAYKKLPKENPLNTTGTYVVGRAGAVAGRITDRIPLTPSEPRNDVTFRVVMDAEEAFNIIKKPLNNKLLGITWFVVNENVKKQYNVKSEGLYVAFVETGSPAQLAGIKIGDVIVKIDGKTVKSFDDALKALSGKKQGDISTLTIDRGGKVIEIKVRLGIWLF, from the coding sequence ATGAGAACTCGGATAAGCGTTTTATCAATTTTCCTTGTGGCGATGCTGTTATTATTATCAGAAGTTTTTGCCATCATTGTGGTTTACAGAGACGGTTCAACTCTTGAAGGTACTATAGAAGATTCGAACAGTAACTACGTAGTTCTAAATACTACACTTGGTAAGATACAGATTCCGGTATCTAATATCCGAAGCATAGTTTTTAAAAATGGAACAATACCGCAGAGCGGTCAAGAATTTTCCCTCAGCGGCAAAAGATACCGTGGTTATGTAACCGAACTATCCAAAGATTATGCGGTGGTCACAACATGGTTTGGAAAAATTAAGATAAACCTGAAATCAGATAGTGTGGATTTCCTGGGTTTTGAGAAAGCGGAATTACCTGGCATTACATCAGAATCTTTCTTCCAGGTTGAACTAGTACTCAACGATTACTACATATGCTCTCTAATTAATGGGGAAATGATTGTTGGGCTTGAATTGAATACAAGTGGCGACTATATTACTATAGTAGACAGTTACAAAAATACATTTTTCATACTAAAAGGTGCACTGGAATACATTTATATCCCTTACAAATACGCCAAAAGTTACGACTTGGTTGTTCTTAATACTGGACGAAAACTCTACGGCGTAGTTAAGAAATTTTCAGACACACAATATGAAATTTCTGGACAGTGGGGTAAAGTTGTTGTCAATCAAAATGATATTGTATTTTCTACTTACAAAGAAACGAAAGAACAACCTTCTCAAATTGTCCAATATGTTCAACCCACTCAGCAAACAAAGGTCGAATCTATTGCTACAATCATAGAAAAAGCTATATACGATAAGGACGGTGTGGCAACGATTGTCGCTGATGTTCCTGTAAAAGTGGAAGGCAAAGAGGTTAGAAAGATAAATATCTACCCTAAAGAAATCGTTGACCCAAGAACAGGAGTAACTTTTGTTCTTGTTCCCGGCGGAGTGTTTAAAATGGGGGCAGATGCGTCTTGGAGAAATGTTGAAGAAGATGAACTCCCCCAACGTGAAGTTTATGTTTCATCGTTCTACATATCTAAATACCCTGTTACTGTGAAACAGTATCTTGATTTTCTGAAAGCTTCACAGACGGGGTCTTCCATCATTGTTGGAAAACAGATAAACCCTGTTGAGATAGATTTTCTAGGTCAAAAAGTTAGAGTAAGTTATTCCGCTCCAGGTGATTTATTGAATGTTCCGATAACCGGTATAAATTACGCTTCAGCAAAAGCATATTGTGATTGGGCAGGATACCAGCTTCCAACGGAAGCACAATGGGAGAAGGCAGCTCGAGGTACGGATGGAAGAAGATATCCTTGGGGTAACGAAAGCCAGACTAAGTACAACGATGGAAGAAGAGATTATACAGTGGATGAGTTTGAAAACGTAGATATATCGCCTTACGGGGTTGTAAATACTTACGGTTACCCTATTGAATTGTGCAGAGATTACTATGCAAAGGATGCCTACAAAAAGCTTCCTAAGGAAAACCCGTTGAATACCACTGGAACATACGTCGTTGGGAGAGCGGGTGCCGTAGCTGGAAGAATTACAGATAGAATTCCTTTAACACCATCGGAACCAAGAAATGACGTAACCTTTAGAGTTGTAATGGATGCAGAAGAAGCATTTAACATAATCAAAAAACCTCTTAACAACAAGCTGTTGGGAATTACATGGTTTGTTGTAAATGAGAATGTTAAGAAACAGTACAACGTAAAATCAGAAGGTCTTTACGTAGCTTTTGTAGAGACAGGTTCACCTGCACAACTCGCGGGTATCAAAATTGGTGATGTAATAGTAAAAATCGATGGAAAAACCGTGAAATCATTTGATGATGCTCTAAAGGCGTTATCCGGAAAAAAGCAAGGTGATATTTCAACCCTCACAATTGATAGAGGGGGAAAAGTGATAGAAATAAAAGTTAGACTGGGAATTTGGTTGTTCTAG